In the Corynebacterium suedekumii genome, one interval contains:
- the deoD gene encoding purine-nucleoside phosphorylase has protein sequence MATTKSTPHINPRGVDIADTVLLPGDPLRAKHIADTYLEDVVQFNEVRNMLGYTGTYRGTPVSVMGSGMGIPSISIYAWELINIFEAKKVIRVGSCGSLQMDLDLYEVVVAQSASTDSRILEQYNLPGTFAPTASWTLLKAVADEAEKQNVDIHVGNILSSDIFYNVDDTVNQRWSDMGVLGVEMESAGLYAIAAHAGVDALGIFTVSDNIMTGAATTPEERQTAFTQMMELALPLAAI, from the coding sequence ATGGCCACCACCAAGTCCACCCCGCACATCAACCCCCGCGGCGTCGACATCGCCGACACCGTCCTGCTGCCCGGTGACCCGCTGCGCGCCAAGCACATCGCGGACACCTACCTGGAGGACGTCGTCCAGTTCAACGAGGTCCGCAACATGCTCGGCTACACCGGCACCTACCGAGGCACCCCGGTCTCGGTCATGGGGTCCGGCATGGGCATCCCCTCCATCAGCATCTACGCCTGGGAGCTGATCAACATCTTCGAGGCGAAGAAGGTCATCCGCGTCGGTTCCTGCGGTTCGCTGCAGATGGATCTGGACCTCTACGAGGTCGTCGTCGCCCAGTCCGCCTCCACGGATTCCCGGATCCTCGAGCAGTACAACCTGCCCGGCACGTTCGCCCCGACCGCGTCGTGGACGCTGCTCAAGGCTGTCGCTGATGAGGCGGAGAAGCAGAACGTGGACATCCACGTGGGCAACATCCTCTCCAGCGACATCTTCTACAACGTCGATGACACGGTGAACCAGCGCTGGTCCGACATGGGTGTGCTCGGTGTGGAGATGGAGTCCGCCGGCCTCTACGCCATCGCCGCCCATGCGGGCGTGGACGCACTCGGCATCTTCACCGTCTCCGACAACATCATGACCGGTGCGGCCACCACTCCGGAGGAGCGCCAGACGGCGTTCACCCAGATGATGGAACTCGCCCTCCCGCTGGCTGCGATCTAG
- a CDS encoding MFS transporter, translating into MSTATGNQPRNQSGTQAGTAVNPKAAVPVLLFAFVFCLIVDNGFKTMTMPIAEGLGISDNTASLQASLAGVVIGIGAVVYAALADSISIRKLMLVGVGFIVVGSLMGFIFSGSWPMVLTGRIVQTAGLAAAETLYVIYVTKHLAAEDQKTYLGFSTAAFQFGLLVGALTSGFIATYVSWTAMFLIPLILVLVVPAIYKMVPEDEAVEGHLDILGLFLIAVFAASLTMYMQAFNWLWLIPTVIGLALFAWHVKSHKGALVRPEFFTNGRYVWAITLVFIVYSTQLGYIFLLPYAANSLHDMSLDRAALLMVPGYACAVLVGIFSGKIGKVLTSRQTIFTALAMIVSSLVMAAIFMELHVGVLAVSIVLFASGFALIYAPLVNTALSNIPPIKSGIAIGFYNLIINIAIPLGIAYSAKLQDLELTWFSGLSLSDTAAGQVYSSVLWVLALIAAAGTVIYFLADRSMHTREAV; encoded by the coding sequence ATGTCAACCGCCACCGGCAACCAGCCCCGCAACCAGTCCGGCACCCAGGCCGGCACCGCCGTCAACCCCAAGGCCGCCGTCCCGGTCCTGCTGTTCGCCTTCGTCTTCTGTCTCATCGTGGACAACGGCTTCAAGACCATGACCATGCCCATCGCCGAGGGCCTGGGCATCTCCGACAACACCGCCAGCCTCCAGGCGTCGCTGGCGGGTGTGGTCATCGGCATCGGCGCGGTGGTCTACGCCGCGCTGGCCGACTCGATCTCCATCCGCAAGCTCATGCTCGTCGGCGTCGGCTTCATCGTCGTCGGCTCGCTCATGGGCTTCATCTTCTCCGGCTCGTGGCCGATGGTCCTCACCGGCCGTATCGTCCAGACCGCCGGTCTCGCCGCCGCGGAGACGCTCTACGTCATCTACGTGACCAAGCATCTGGCCGCCGAGGACCAGAAGACCTACCTCGGTTTCTCCACCGCCGCCTTCCAGTTCGGTCTACTCGTGGGTGCTCTCACCAGTGGTTTCATCGCCACCTACGTGTCGTGGACGGCGATGTTCCTCATCCCGCTCATCCTCGTGCTCGTCGTCCCGGCGATCTACAAGATGGTGCCGGAGGATGAGGCCGTCGAGGGACACCTGGACATCCTCGGCCTGTTCCTCATCGCCGTGTTCGCCGCCAGCCTCACCATGTACATGCAGGCCTTCAACTGGCTGTGGCTCATCCCGACCGTCATCGGCCTGGCCCTGTTCGCCTGGCACGTGAAGTCCCACAAGGGTGCCCTGGTCCGCCCGGAGTTCTTCACCAACGGCCGCTACGTCTGGGCGATCACCCTGGTGTTCATCGTCTACTCCACGCAGCTGGGCTACATCTTCCTGCTGCCGTATGCCGCGAACTCGCTGCATGACATGTCGCTCGACCGTGCCGCGCTGCTCATGGTGCCCGGCTACGCGTGCGCCGTGCTGGTGGGTATCTTCTCCGGCAAGATCGGCAAGGTCCTCACCTCGCGGCAGACCATCTTCACCGCCCTGGCGATGATCGTCAGTTCGCTGGTCATGGCGGCGATCTTCATGGAGCTGCACGTCGGCGTCCTCGCCGTCTCCATCGTGCTCTTCGCCTCCGGCTTCGCCCTCATCTACGCACCATTGGTCAACACGGCGCTGAGCAACATCCCGCCGATCAAGTCGGGTATCGCGATCGGCTTCTACAACCTCATCATCAACATCGCCATCCCCCTGGGTATCGCGTACTCCGCGAAACTCCAGGACCTCGAGCTCACGTGGTTCTCCGGCCTGTCCCTCTCGGACACCGCCGCCGGCCAGGTCTACTCCTCGGTCCTGTGGGTCCTGGCGCTCATCGCCGCCGCCGGCACCGTCATCTACTTCCTCGCGGACCGCAGCATGCACACCCGCGAGGCGGTGTAA
- a CDS encoding mannosyltransferase family protein, translating to MSTRAVPSTRPAFPPGEWLVAALIFLIGSVVRIITLGVVARANDDDLAGLLTKWDAQYYLAIAESGYFDADLGTDVPVHERTLAFFPGFPALVRLLHEVTGLDFPVAAMLVNVVAGTAMTAGAMAIAARMGAGLSGRIGAGILVSCAPMAITFSMPYSEALFGALAFWALLALMDRRWWLAGILILACGFTRLTAVALIAVFLVVVLLHARRDWRAWAALALTPWSIFGYVIYASIPTWDAGGYFGIQEQGWSSGVDLGRATVTWVWEVLTTSDEAGYLLSVGVMVASVIALAAAWRRVPWEVWLFSAALMATVLLSDGIMHSRPRLLMPAVILLLPWVLFIVRRWPRGWQLAAATGWVLFGAWFSAYLLGVFPWAI from the coding sequence GTGAGCACCCGCGCCGTTCCGTCCACCCGCCCCGCCTTCCCGCCGGGGGAGTGGCTGGTCGCCGCGCTGATCTTCCTCATCGGCTCCGTCGTCCGCATCATCACCCTGGGGGTCGTCGCCCGAGCCAACGACGATGACCTCGCCGGCCTGCTGACCAAGTGGGACGCCCAGTACTACCTGGCCATCGCCGAGTCCGGCTACTTCGACGCCGACCTGGGCACCGATGTCCCCGTCCATGAACGCACCCTCGCGTTCTTCCCCGGGTTCCCGGCCCTGGTCCGCCTGCTGCACGAAGTCACCGGGCTTGATTTTCCCGTCGCCGCGATGCTGGTCAACGTCGTGGCCGGCACCGCCATGACCGCCGGTGCCATGGCGATCGCCGCCCGCATGGGCGCGGGCCTGTCCGGTCGCATCGGGGCCGGCATCCTCGTCTCCTGCGCCCCCATGGCGATCACCTTCTCCATGCCGTACTCGGAGGCATTGTTCGGGGCGCTGGCGTTCTGGGCGCTTCTCGCCCTCATGGACCGTCGCTGGTGGCTGGCCGGGATCCTCATCCTGGCCTGCGGGTTCACCCGTCTCACGGCGGTCGCCCTCATCGCGGTGTTCCTCGTGGTCGTCCTGCTGCACGCCCGCCGGGACTGGCGGGCATGGGCCGCACTCGCCCTGACCCCGTGGTCGATCTTCGGCTACGTCATCTACGCCAGCATCCCCACCTGGGATGCCGGCGGCTACTTCGGCATCCAGGAGCAGGGCTGGAGCTCAGGCGTCGATCTCGGCCGGGCCACCGTCACCTGGGTCTGGGAGGTGCTCACCACCAGTGACGAGGCCGGGTACCTCCTCAGTGTCGGCGTCATGGTCGCCTCGGTCATCGCCCTGGCCGCCGCCTGGCGGCGTGTGCCCTGGGAGGTGTGGCTGTTCTCCGCCGCGCTCATGGCCACGGTCCTGCTCTCCGACGGCATCATGCACTCCCGGCCCCGCCTGCTCATGCCCGCCGTCATCCTGCTGCTCCCGTGGGTGCTGTTCATCGTCCGGCGGTGGCCGCGCGGTTGGCAGCTCGCCGCCGCGACCGGGTGGGTCCTGTTCGGGGCGTGGTTCTCCGCGTACCTGCTCGGCGTGTTCCCCTGGGCCATCTGA